Part of the Pseudomonas sp. Leaf58 genome is shown below.
TACCCGCTTGGCCGAGTTCATCGTGCAACCGCACCTGGCCTCCGGCGCGCTGGTACCGCTGTTCGAATACAGCGACAGTGGCCAGGCCTACGCCCAGACCGAACCCATGGATATCTACGTGTGCGTGGCTGACCGCTTCGCCATGACCGCCAAGGTGCGTGTGTTCATGGACTACCTGCACGGATGCCTGGGCGACAGGTGGCAGGTGCGGGCATGAAAAAACCGCCACGAGGGCGGTTTTTCAGGTAACGCGTACCAATCAGAAACGGTAGGTGAGGGATGCACCGATACCGTGGGCGCTGTTCTCGTACTTGGCCTGGTAGGTGCCTTTCAACAGCCCTTGTGTCTGCGAGCTCGGCAAATTGTTGACCTTGGTGTCCTCTTCCCACAGGTAGGAGTAGGCAACATCGATGGTCATGTCATCGTTGGGGCTCCAGCCAGCACCAAAGCTGACCGCCTTGCGATCGCCGGTAGGAATGCGCGGCGAGCGGTCGTGGTTGTTGGTGGGCGACTGGTCGACGGAGAAGCCTGCACGCAGGGTCCACTCTTTGTTCACCTTGTAGGCTGCACCAATGGCGTGTGCCCAGGTGTCATGCCAGTTCTGCTCTTCGGTGATTGTTTGCAGTGGGTAGCCCGCTGGTGCGTCGTTTTTGACAACGATGCTTTCCAGGCGGCTCCAGCGCGTCCAGGTGCTACCCGCATACAGTGTCCAGTTGTCATCCAATTCATGGGTGACCGAGAAGTCCACGGACTCTGGCGTCTTGATTTTCAGGCTGGCGTCGAACTTGCCGCTTAGGCCAAGCTGAGGAATCGGGTAGGAAACACGGGTATCGCCTTCCAGTTCGTAATCGACCATCGAGTGATAGGTCAGGCCCACACGGGTACGGTCTGTGGCTTGCACCAGTACGCCGATGTTGTAGCCAATCGCGGTGTCGTCGCCCTTGATCTTGGTTTCACCATCAGGGCCATTGGGCCCCAGCAGGGCCTTGCTGCTCAGGTTCGAGCCGAGTTCACCCTTGATGCGGTTGATGGTCGGGCCAAAACCGATCGACACCTTGTCGTTGAAGGCATAGCTGATGGTTGGTTGGAAGGTGACAACCTCGACCTTGCTCTTCTTGCCCCAGTAGCGTGCCGCGTCATCGCTACCGTAGTCGGTAATCAGGCCGTAAGGCACGTAAACGCCGAAACCTACGCTCCAGTGATCATCGATAGGTTTGACGTAATAGCCCATGGGTACGCCCACCACCGGCACCATGTCGCCATCGGTTTCCCCCCCGAAGTTGCTACCGCGCCCCGAAATATCAGACTTGGCAATGACGGCAGCGCCGCCCACGGTGACCTGTTCACGCTTCAGGCGCGACATGCCGGCAGGGTTGCCATACACCGTGCTGGCATCTTCGGCAGAAGACGAACGCCCCGCAAAACCGGTACCCATGCTGCTGATGCTTTGTTCGTTCAGCGCGAAACCGGCGGCGAGCAATTGGCTTGAAGCAAGTGCAACGGCAATGCCGAGGGAGGTTTTGAGCATTACTTTTTTCATTATTAGAAAACTCCTTGGGATCTCCGGGGCGAAAAGCTACCAACAAATTACGCGCCGCGCTATAGCCTCGATCGCAGGAGATAGAGCGGTTTTGTAGGACAATCCGACCAAAATTCCA
Proteins encoded:
- a CDS encoding OmpP1/FadL family transporter, with protein sequence MKKVMLKTSLGIAVALASSQLLAAGFALNEQSISSMGTGFAGRSSSAEDASTVYGNPAGMSRLKREQVTVGGAAVIAKSDISGRGSNFGGETDGDMVPVVGVPMGYYVKPIDDHWSVGFGVYVPYGLITDYGSDDAARYWGKKSKVEVVTFQPTISYAFNDKVSIGFGPTINRIKGELGSNLSSKALLGPNGPDGETKIKGDDTAIGYNIGVLVQATDRTRVGLTYHSMVDYELEGDTRVSYPIPQLGLSGKFDASLKIKTPESVDFSVTHELDDNWTLYAGSTWTRWSRLESIVVKNDAPAGYPLQTITEEQNWHDTWAHAIGAAYKVNKEWTLRAGFSVDQSPTNNHDRSPRIPTGDRKAVSFGAGWSPNDDMTIDVAYSYLWEEDTKVNNLPSSQTQGLLKGTYQAKYENSAHGIGASLTYRF